One window of Agromyces rhizosphaerae genomic DNA carries:
- a CDS encoding FAD:protein FMN transferase — translation MRIGRNGRAAFPAMGTVVTVVLPGAVPADGHAPVLGRVVDAFAALEARFSLYRDDTDLARIRDGALRLTDADEVVRDAYALALRWRSATEGVFSPHRPDGVLDLDGVVKALAIEQAGDVLDDAGVADWCVDAGGDALVRGHGPGGGPWVAGIVDPGDRARVATTAVLDGARRAIATSGTAERGAHVWSTPGRRPLVQSSVVAPDIVTADVLATAVLAGGRAMLDLVQRDWDVDVFAVTDDDRVVRSAGWPSAPSHPLAALGSAPADRPDQATLTPSSAPIA, via the coding sequence GTGCGGATCGGACGGAACGGGCGGGCGGCCTTCCCCGCGATGGGCACCGTGGTCACGGTGGTGCTGCCCGGCGCGGTGCCTGCCGACGGCCACGCGCCGGTGCTCGGTCGCGTCGTCGACGCGTTCGCGGCACTCGAGGCGCGATTCAGCCTCTACCGGGACGACACCGACCTCGCGCGCATCCGTGACGGGGCGCTCCGGCTCACCGACGCCGACGAGGTCGTCCGCGACGCGTACGCCCTGGCGCTGCGCTGGCGCTCCGCGACCGAGGGCGTGTTCAGCCCGCACCGGCCCGACGGGGTGCTCGACCTGGACGGCGTCGTGAAGGCGCTCGCGATCGAACAGGCGGGCGACGTGCTCGACGACGCGGGCGTGGCCGACTGGTGCGTCGACGCCGGCGGCGATGCGCTGGTGCGCGGGCACGGACCCGGCGGAGGGCCCTGGGTCGCGGGGATCGTCGACCCCGGCGATCGCGCCCGCGTCGCGACGACCGCGGTGCTCGACGGCGCACGCCGGGCGATCGCGACCTCGGGCACCGCCGAGCGCGGCGCGCACGTGTGGAGCACCCCGGGGCGCCGACCGCTGGTGCAGTCGAGCGTGGTGGCGCCCGACATCGTGACGGCCGACGTGCTGGCGACCGCGGTGCTCGCGGGCGGGCGGGCGATGCTCGACCTCGTCCAGCGCGACTGGGACGTCGACGTGTTCGCGGTGACGGACGACGACCGGGTCGTGCGGTCGGCGGGGTGGCCGTCGGCCCCGTCGCATCCGCTCGCCGCTCTCGGGTCCGCGCCCGCGGACCGGCCGGATCAGGCCACGCTCACGCCGAGCAGCGCGCCGATCGCGTAG
- a CDS encoding ferredoxin reductase family protein: MALLHHDARRTGLRARSLGEYAPRAARRRLHEDLIQAGIVTSVAVVIALYIADGGLSRITGIGDAVGALGIAAGLVGTDLVLIMLLLAARTPFVDRTIGHDRAMAIHGSLGKPAFLLIVAHVVLLLASYAMASGADLVTEAVAMWSLPDMPLAVLGFALMGVVVVTSLVAVRRRFRYEVWHLVHLSAYAAALAALPHQFSLGGMFAEGTWQRWFWMAAIAAVLAALLVFRFAMPVVQTLRHRLEVIGIEPLADGVVSIVMTGRRLDALAARGGQFFIWRFLAGGQWWQAHPYSLSEAPRPDRLRITVRALGDGSASLARIRPGTRVAIEGPYGVFTDDARTSERIAFIGAGIGVTPIRSMLEDARFRPGQATVVLRSPDDAPPYLFDEIAGLCRAKGATCITVPGPRGRSGWLTDAADAAGHSLVGFVPDARDTDLYICGPRDWADHVVADAAAAGVPEERIHRERFDW, translated from the coding sequence ATGGCACTCCTCCACCACGACGCCCGGCGAACCGGCCTCCGCGCCCGTTCGCTCGGCGAGTACGCGCCGCGGGCGGCCCGCCGCCGCCTGCACGAGGACCTCATCCAGGCCGGCATCGTCACCTCGGTCGCGGTCGTGATCGCCCTCTACATCGCCGACGGCGGGCTCTCCCGCATCACCGGCATCGGCGACGCCGTCGGCGCGCTCGGGATCGCCGCGGGCCTCGTCGGCACCGACCTCGTGCTCATCATGCTGCTGCTCGCGGCCCGTACGCCGTTCGTCGACCGCACGATCGGCCACGACCGGGCGATGGCGATCCACGGCTCGCTCGGCAAGCCGGCGTTCCTGCTGATCGTCGCGCACGTCGTGCTGCTGCTGGCCTCGTACGCGATGGCTTCGGGTGCCGACCTCGTGACCGAGGCGGTCGCGATGTGGAGCCTGCCCGACATGCCGCTCGCAGTGCTCGGGTTCGCGCTCATGGGCGTCGTCGTGGTCACCTCGCTCGTCGCGGTGCGGCGCCGGTTCCGCTACGAGGTCTGGCACCTCGTGCACCTCAGCGCCTATGCGGCCGCCCTCGCCGCGCTGCCGCACCAGTTCTCGCTCGGCGGCATGTTCGCCGAGGGCACCTGGCAGCGCTGGTTCTGGATGGCCGCGATCGCGGCCGTGCTCGCCGCGCTCCTCGTCTTCCGGTTCGCGATGCCGGTCGTGCAGACGCTCCGGCACCGGCTCGAGGTGATCGGCATCGAGCCCCTCGCCGACGGCGTCGTGTCGATCGTGATGACCGGGCGGCGACTCGACGCGCTCGCGGCGCGCGGCGGGCAGTTCTTCATCTGGCGCTTCCTCGCCGGCGGCCAGTGGTGGCAGGCGCACCCGTACTCGCTGAGCGAGGCGCCGCGCCCCGACCGGCTGCGCATCACCGTGCGTGCGCTCGGCGACGGGTCGGCATCGCTCGCCCGCATCCGCCCCGGCACCCGGGTCGCGATCGAGGGGCCGTACGGCGTGTTCACCGACGACGCCCGCACGAGCGAGCGCATCGCGTTCATCGGCGCGGGCATCGGGGTCACGCCGATCCGCTCGATGCTCGAGGACGCCAGGTTCCGCCCCGGGCAGGCGACCGTGGTGCTGCGCAGCCCCGACGACGCGCCGCCCTACCTCTTCGACGAGATCGCGGGCCTCTGCCGGGCCAAGGGCGCGACGTGCATCACGGTGCCCGGTCCGCGCGGCCGGTCGGGCTGGCTGACGGATGCGGCCGATGCCGCCGGGCACTCGCTGGTCGGGTTCGTGCCCGACGCGCGCGACACCGACCTGTACATCTGCGGGCCCCGGGACTGGGCCGACCACGTGGTGGCGGACGCCGCCGCGGCCGGCGTTCCCGAGGAGCGCATCCATCGAGAGAGGTTCGACTGGTGA
- a CDS encoding FMN-binding protein produces the protein MRRRAAVVAWLASSTAIMAAWAWSAVATGDTVATEASGTVSTTSSSGSSGSSSDTSSDSSASSDTSTGTTDATQGTTDASTDASATDGTYTGDAVSTKFGDVQVQVTVSGGTITDVTALALPSRDGHSARISQQVEEPLASAALQAQSADISIISGATYTSRGYAQSLQSALDQAGL, from the coding sequence GTGAGACGACGCGCAGCAGTGGTGGCATGGCTGGCCTCGAGCACGGCGATCATGGCCGCATGGGCCTGGTCCGCGGTGGCGACGGGCGACACGGTGGCGACGGAGGCGTCCGGCACGGTCAGCACGACCTCGTCGTCGGGCTCGTCGGGTTCGTCATCCGACACGTCGTCGGACTCCTCGGCGTCCTCCGACACCTCGACGGGCACGACGGATGCCACGCAGGGCACGACGGATGCCTCGACCGACGCCTCGGCGACCGACGGCACCTACACGGGCGACGCGGTGTCCACGAAGTTCGGCGACGTGCAGGTGCAGGTGACCGTCTCGGGCGGCACGATCACCGACGTGACCGCGCTCGCGCTGCCCAGCCGCGACGGCCACTCCGCCCGCATCAGCCAGCAGGTCGAGGAGCCGCTGGCATCGGCCGCGCTCCAGGCCCAGTCGGCGGACATCTCCATCATCAGCGGGGCGACCTACACGAGCCGCGGGTACGCCCAGTCGCTGCAGTCGGCCCTCGACCAGGCGGGGCTCTAG
- a CDS encoding DUF7882 family protein, producing MGKLTYDSTLTVDFDDRVLAHLQLVIGAKLRRGESFYFSWRDDTSIGNGRSALWMHPSISLHFKFSGGRPPSINRAWIDALMSTANSSSGLQIVREPTGQGSAEEAK from the coding sequence ATGGGCAAGCTCACCTACGACTCGACCCTCACGGTCGACTTCGACGACCGCGTGCTCGCGCACCTGCAGCTGGTCATCGGCGCGAAGCTCCGCCGCGGCGAGTCGTTCTACTTCTCGTGGCGCGACGACACCTCGATCGGCAACGGGCGGAGCGCGCTCTGGATGCATCCGTCGATCTCCCTGCACTTCAAGTTCTCCGGCGGCCGGCCGCCGTCGATCAACCGAGCGTGGATCGACGCGCTGATGTCGACCGCGAACTCGTCGAGCGGGCTCCAGATCGTGCGGGAGCCCACCGGGCAGGGCAGCGCGGAGGAGGCGAAGTGA
- a CDS encoding VIT1/CCC1 transporter family protein, with the protein MTTADRGAAEPEHGTDPHSGDVASRLNWLRAGVLGANDGIVSVAALVVGVAAATTDTAAILIAGVAAVLAGAISMGLGEYVSVNSQRDTERALIAKEKWELEHMPEQELAELAELYRAKGLSSDTAERVARELTAHDALAAHLEVELHIAEDELTNPWHAAGASALSFTIGAVLPMLAILLPPPEWRIPLTFVAVVVALAITGWLSAWIGGSPRPRAILRVTIGGALALAVTYAIGALLGVSVA; encoded by the coding sequence ATGACGACGGCTGACCGGGGGGCCGCCGAGCCCGAGCACGGCACCGACCCGCACTCGGGCGACGTCGCGTCGCGGCTGAACTGGCTGCGCGCCGGCGTGCTCGGCGCGAACGACGGCATCGTCTCGGTGGCCGCCCTCGTGGTCGGCGTCGCCGCCGCGACGACCGACACCGCGGCGATCCTGATCGCGGGCGTCGCGGCCGTGCTCGCGGGCGCGATCTCGATGGGCCTCGGCGAGTACGTCTCGGTCAACAGCCAGCGCGACACCGAGCGCGCGCTCATCGCCAAGGAGAAGTGGGAGCTCGAGCACATGCCCGAGCAGGAGCTGGCGGAACTGGCCGAGCTCTACCGCGCGAAGGGGCTGTCGTCCGACACCGCCGAGCGGGTCGCCCGCGAGCTCACCGCGCACGACGCGCTCGCCGCCCACCTCGAGGTCGAGCTGCACATCGCCGAGGACGAGCTCACGAACCCGTGGCACGCCGCAGGCGCGTCGGCCCTGTCGTTCACGATCGGCGCGGTGCTGCCGATGCTGGCCATCCTGCTGCCCCCGCCCGAGTGGCGCATCCCGCTCACGTTCGTCGCGGTCGTCGTCGCGCTCGCGATCACCGGCTGGCTGAGCGCCTGGATCGGCGGCAGCCCGCGCCCGCGCGCGATCCTCAGGGTCACGATCGGCGGCGCGCTCGCGCTCGCGGTCACCTACGCGATCGGCGCGCTGCTCGGCGTGAGCGTGGCCTGA